CCAAACGTGCAGGCGAAGGCCCGACCGGAAGTGCCCCACCAGCTCCTATGAGCACTTGACACACGCCCCCTCCACATCAAAGTCCAGGACCATGAGCTTCGTTTCCTCCGTTCCGTTGCGGGAGCCCACGGCACAAATGAGTTTGGTGTCGTTCGCCCTATAGGTTACATAATCGTTAGTTAATAATAAGAGGATTTATATTTGTCCGCTACTCACCTAATCCGCCACACAACGCCGCCGGATCCACCAGAGTCCAGGGCCACCAGGTTACGTATAAAGTCGCCCGTCTTAACGTCCCACAATTTGACAGTGCCATCGTCGGAACTGGTCACCACAAATCGGGAGTTGAACTGCAGGCAGGTGACCGCAGACTGATGCTTGTTTGGACCTGCGAGGTAATAAAAGAATTTTGGTTAGAAAAAATTGAAGATATTTGCTTAAAGTACTTTTCtagaaaatattatagaatTCTGAAGTTTGAAATGAAGGAAATTATTAGATATCCTTAACTTACCCGATAGCGTTTGCAGACATTGTCCGGTTGTGATGTCCCACACCTTGACAGTGGAATCGGCATTGCCCGAGACGAGAATGTTTTGGCGCAGCTCCATGCCAGAGGTTAAACTTTGATGACCCATCAGGGTGTGCTTGCAATTGCCCGTCTCCACGTCCCACACGCGAATGGAGGTGTCCAGGGAGCCCGAGACCACATGGAGGCCATCAAactagaataaataaaaaccaaataagtAACTAAATCACATAAAAAACGTTGAATGATCCCACCTGCAGCGAGTAGACGCGGTTCGTGTGCCCCTGCAGCGTGTGCAGGCACTCCTGCCGCTCCGGATGCCAGATCTTGACCATATAATCATAGGCTCCGGACACAATCAGCTTTCCATCGTACTGCACACATCGCACAGCGGCCAAATGACCGACCAGAACGTGCAGACAGGAGCCCTGTTCAATGTCCCATACCCGCAAAGTGGCATCTCGCGAACCACTGACCACCCTGGGGATATATTCAGTTGCATTAGCATTGATtaccataaaaatataaggCGTTCTCTTACTTGCTGCCATGGAGATGCATGCAGCGCACCGTGGACGTGTGCCCCTGCAGCGTGTGGACGCAAGCGCCACTGTCCATGTCCCAGACCTTGAGTGTGCGATCCGTGCTGCCCGAGATGATGATGTTGCCGGACATTTGGGAAGACCAAACGCCACCGGTGTGACCCACCAGAGTCCTCAGACACTGTaagaacaaaagaaaacactatGTTATAAGTATATCTTTAAGTAATGCTTGAAACACTGACCTTTCCATTCACCGCCGACCATACTTTAAGAGTATTGTCATCGGAGCCTGACACTATGCGATTGCCGGAGAACTGCAGGCACGTGATCACATGATCGTCGTGGCCCTTAAGCACCTTGGGCTTGCGCACAGGTCGCGACCGCCAGTTCATCTCGATGATGTGCTGGCGCATGTAGGCGGCCTTCCAGGGCGAGGCAATTGGCGGCATGTTGCCATCGCGTCCCCGTTTCGGGCGATCGCTACGTGGCTCGGCCAGGATCTGGGCCTTGCGGCACTTCTCCTTCCACAACAGGTTGTCGTCGCACAGGAAACGCCAGCTGCGGCAGGTCTGGGCGGCTCTCAGCAAATCCTTGGGCTCCAAGTAGGACAGCACAAAGAGGGCCAATTCCCTGGGCAGCAGCGAGATGAAGTCGCGCTGGAACTGCGGCTCAATCACCTTCATCATGTGACGCACCTGCGACGGATCGCAGTGATCGATTAGACGGTCCAGGGCCAGCAGTCGCTCCACGTGCGACCATCGCTGGAATTGGCCCAACCAGTGCTGAAGCTCTGGCGGCGGATTGTCACGAGTGGGAACGGAACGCGGCGTGCGACGACCTAAAGCCGATCCCGGCGAGGCGTTGGCCAGGTGCGATGAGGGGGTCAAGGACAGCACCGCCGTGGGTCCCGAATGTTGCGAGGAGCGCGGCGTGGATGCAAAGTCGTAGGCAATCCGCTTGCGGCAGTTGTCACTGACGCCCGAACCCGATCCGCCCACTCCGCCGCTGGAAGAGATGGTCAGCGAGTAGTCACCGCCATCCAGCAGGCGTCCCTCGTTGTACTTCCGCTTGCGCTGCTGTGAAATCAGCGAGCTGGGATTTGTTAGCGAGCACTCGGAGAAGGCAGCGGCAGAGGCGGCAGTGGAAAGCGACAGGGAGATTGGCTCATCGGGGTCCATGACGTCCAGGTCGAAGGTCTCGCTGAGACTGGCATTGCTGCCGCCGTAGCTACTCCCGTTACCGTTCTGGCACGTGCAGATTTCCTCCAGATCGGAGCAGTTGTTCTCCTCATCGCAGTTGCCCCACGGCTCCTCGGCACTAAAGTCTCCGGGTTCCACCAGGCCACCGTCTCCTCCGCCAGCTCCCTCTTCCACAACCACCTCCAGATGGACAACATCGCTGGAACCGTTCCGTCGTTGCCGAACTGAAGCAGCTGGCTGGACACCAGCTACTCCCGCTCCACTGGCAGCGGAAGGATTGCTGCGTGCCAGAAAACGCTCTTGGGTTTGGGCGCTGGCATTGACCTGACGAGCTACTTTCGCCGTCGATGCAGTGGCATACTGGCAACGATTTGAGTTGGACGCTCCAGCTCCGGATGAGGTTGATGCCGATGTGGAGGCCTGAGACTCACCCAAGCAGGCGGTTCCGGCAGAACAATCCGCCGTTGGATTGATAGCGGTGGTGCGACTGCAACCACCTTCCTGAGAGGTCTGCGATCCCACCGAGCTGTAGGAGACCGATGCACTCACGTTCTCCTCCTGATCCTGTTGGCAGCTGCCACTGGATGTGGATGAACCGGATGCGGAGGGAGCCAGGCCTGGGTAATCATTCGAATTGGTGTTGGTGTACACATCCGTTCGGGCTGCTCCGGTACAGCTGGTCGACGACGACTCCATGGATTTTGACGTGGAACTGGAACTGTTCCGGTGCTGGCTGCAGCTGGAGGCGCTCAGCGTGGAGCCCAGATTCAGTTTGGCAGTGGACTTGCTTAGCCGG
This window of the Drosophila biarmipes strain raj3 chromosome 3L, RU_DBia_V1.1, whole genome shotgun sequence genome carries:
- the LOC108035058 gene encoding F-box/WD repeat-containing protein 7, with the protein product MERGCPAASSESVASAGERTQSAVTSSTSTWAKSQASTSRKAGASEGLGAALGAVAAAAGSAGAGGEAFVSMSTLRDDVEDVCVSSNSQHGFAVVLDDESSTFEISSSNSLPTSAGAASTVGVVAVDDSSSTDTLNGGHPGLGHTASSEHSHQGFFNEDNEDPPVVCLINDDDDDEEPEPEDEDEEELIEDDDEDVVDIVVAAIDCPNTSQLALSDGTIMAADGSKIFLETPVVEEAQPHPGQVVTAVSQSELTGKPKRLSDEFLLGEEDQAENLALGRGIKSEPVSAGLDDNPSEGDDAATCSSLHDRLMSVRLKQMSLTANAVSNPSPAASANAAAPEEASTSSSSSNSSSALSKADIESMDLIERRDFETEQRLTGGIILRTSSMMSQNKLNLSLIKSVAGGSRMANGSGTANSDDWPSSSNGRTVSSDSKYTYNKDLSTTPTSSRKYTNSRLSKSTAKLNLGSTLSASSCSQHRNSSSSTSKSMESSSTSCTGAARTDVYTNTNSNDYPGLAPSASGSSTSSGSCQQDQEENVSASVSYSSVGSQTSQEGGCSRTTAINPTADCSAGTACLGESQASTSASTSSGAGASNSNRCQYATASTAKVARQVNASAQTQERFLARSNPSAASGAGVAGVQPAASVRQRRNGSSDVVHLEVVVEEGAGGGDGGLVEPGDFSAEEPWGNCDEENNCSDLEEICTCQNGNGSSYGGSNASLSETFDLDVMDPDEPISLSLSTAASAAAFSECSLTNPSSLISQQRKRKYNEGRLLDGGDYSLTISSSGGVGGSGSGVSDNCRKRIAYDFASTPRSSQHSGPTAVLSLTPSSHLANASPGSALGRRTPRSVPTRDNPPPELQHWLGQFQRWSHVERLLALDRLIDHCDPSQVRHMMKVIEPQFQRDFISLLPRELALFVLSYLEPKDLLRAAQTCRSWRFLCDDNLLWKEKCRKAQILAEPRSDRPKRGRDGNMPPIASPWKAAYMRQHIIEMNWRSRPVRKPKVLKGHDDHVITCLQFSGNRIVSGSDDNTLKVWSAVNGKCLRTLVGHTGGVWSSQMSGNIIISGSTDRTLKVWDMDSGACVHTLQGHTSTVRCMHLHGSKVVSGSRDATLRVWDIEQGSCLHVLVGHLAAVRCVQYDGKLIVSGAYDYMVKIWHPERQECLHTLQGHTNRVYSLQFDGLHVVSGSLDTSIRVWDVETGNCKHTLMGHQSLTSGMELRQNILVSGNADSTVKVWDITTGQCLQTLSGPNKHQSAVTCLQFNSRFVVTSSDDGTVKLWDVKTGDFIRNLVALDSGGSGGVVWRIRANDTKLICAVGSRNGTEETKLMVLDFDVEGACVKCS